From a region of the Candidatus Cloacimonadota bacterium genome:
- a CDS encoding tetratricopeptide repeat protein: MNRLLLIAMVTLLLISACSVNTGMPQPSQVVENYSGLVTKVAILPLKTMDARSRNVRKILTVRDFDYVFSAYPQYELLDMEFVADEFEVLGIPNVDDMELEEMNELAELTDANVIVLGNIASLRADLFTLSLRFYSARTNELRQVNFNVPNIKEQRWESLNKNLMAELDRFITNEVEKIFNVAANFYAGGNYQEAENQLKVTIGLDPEKIDAYYYLGATYYKTEQYSLAETNFNKALELNPEHYQTLVMMNEMYEKTGEKMKRIGVMEKIAATKDDADLWLVIGNLYAEEQDYESAENALNNALSLNDDNPRVKVRLAFLLYDQGRYNDALPYLESANETFPENDLISRRLAVSYQRSGRMADAIANYEGLIRLNPNNTQAYLNVVSLYRNQASETTDETIKQEMNNKAIETMNQLIRIQPDNALAYLNLASIYLAMGNNDLAETNANATIERDPSLYQSYVIMATINQSKGTNEYNRFADLERLAADAVGRQATTLSRQRDAAKANANRYFRNAVDQLNTARSLTAEPDILNDIQNRLKSLSNLVSQTQGY, translated from the coding sequence ATGAACAGATTGTTGCTGATTGCCATGGTTACCCTCTTGCTGATATCAGCTTGTTCGGTGAATACAGGCATGCCTCAACCTTCTCAAGTTGTTGAAAACTATAGTGGCTTGGTAACTAAAGTAGCCATTTTGCCTCTTAAAACCATGGATGCAAGAAGCAGGAACGTGCGAAAAATTCTCACGGTACGCGATTTTGACTATGTTTTTTCCGCTTACCCTCAATACGAGCTTTTAGACATGGAATTTGTTGCCGATGAATTCGAGGTTCTTGGTATTCCAAATGTTGATGATATGGAACTGGAAGAAATGAACGAGCTTGCCGAGCTTACAGATGCCAATGTTATTGTTTTGGGGAATATAGCTTCTCTTAGAGCGGATCTTTTTACTCTTTCTCTTAGGTTCTATAGCGCTCGAACAAATGAGCTTCGGCAAGTAAACTTCAATGTCCCCAATATTAAAGAACAACGTTGGGAAAGCTTGAACAAAAATCTAATGGCAGAACTAGACCGCTTCATCACAAATGAGGTTGAAAAAATCTTTAACGTGGCTGCTAATTTCTATGCCGGAGGAAATTACCAAGAGGCTGAGAACCAACTTAAAGTAACAATTGGTTTAGATCCTGAAAAAATAGACGCCTATTACTATCTTGGCGCCACATATTATAAAACCGAACAGTATAGTTTGGCAGAAACTAACTTCAACAAAGCTCTTGAGTTAAATCCTGAACACTATCAAACGCTTGTTATGATGAACGAGATGTATGAAAAAACCGGCGAAAAAATGAAACGGATTGGTGTAATGGAAAAAATAGCAGCAACAAAAGATGATGCCGATCTGTGGTTGGTGATTGGCAATCTATATGCTGAAGAGCAAGATTATGAAAGTGCAGAAAACGCATTGAACAATGCCCTCAGTTTGAATGACGATAATCCTCGCGTAAAAGTACGTTTGGCATTTCTTCTTTACGATCAGGGACGTTATAACGATGCCTTGCCATATCTAGAAAGCGCCAATGAAACCTTTCCAGAAAATGATCTTATCTCAAGAAGGCTTGCAGTATCCTATCAACGTAGCGGACGCATGGCAGACGCAATTGCCAATTATGAAGGCTTGATAAGATTAAATCCCAACAACACACAAGCATACTTAAACGTTGTAAGTTTGTATCGCAATCAAGCAAGCGAAACTACAGATGAAACCATCAAACAAGAAATGAATAATAAAGCCATAGAAACCATGAATCAGCTTATTCGCATTCAACCCGATAATGCCCTGGCTTATCTCAATCTGGCAAGCATCTATCTTGCCATGGGCAATAACGATTTGGCAGAAACTAATGCTAATGCCACTATTGAAAGAGACCCAAGCTTGTATCAATCCTACGTGATTATGGCTACCATAAATCAATCTAAAGGAACAAATGAATATAACCGCTTTGCGGATTTGGAAAGACTCGCGGCTGATGCTGTTGGCAGACAAGCGACTACTCTATCCAGACAGCGCGATGCAGCAAAAGCAAATGCAAATAGGTATTTCCGTAACGCTGTAGATCAACTTAATACAGCTCGGTCATTAACAGCCGAACCGGATATTCTGAATGATATTCAAAATAGACTTAAATCGCTTAGCAATTTAGTGTCTCAAACTCAGGGATACTAA